Below is a window of Lytechinus variegatus isolate NC3 chromosome 4, Lvar_3.0, whole genome shotgun sequence DNA.
ATGTATTTTGAACATGAGCTGTGAGATTTAtttcacaattggctatccacaTTTAGATCTAATTAATCCACACAATTAAATTAAAACTGACTTTCACATATGGGCCTCTGGGTCAAGATATATGTTCTATATAAAGCAAGGTttctatgaaaatgaaaaaaattccaaCTTTTCTTCCACTGCACTGCCATCTAgattaacatttttattgttgtctTGTGCGATgtcccttgttttttttttttctttctttctttctctttctttctttctttcattctttctttctttctcatgtCATGCCCATCAAAGCCAAgggaaattgatttttaaagtaaagCAAATCTAAATAACAGAGATTGATATAAAAGAAGAGAAGTTGAGAACTTGAGTCTGAGAGTGAGACACTCACAGGAAATCGCAACTTACGATCGACGCGACACGCCACGAAGCTTTCTTTAATCAGACAGAAGTACCAGTCTCTGACTCCCCCCTCTGTCCCGAAGGTTCAGGCCCTTTCTGGTCGGCTGTTCCGCTGATTACTGACTCCAACGATCAACGACACTGCACATTTGTGGCCAACACAGGCCGCTGTGAATGTCAATTAAGAGGTGAATTTAACAATTCAAGTAGTATTGACTTCAATAACTCGACCCTCAGATCTTACAATTAGTTTTGTCTACAAACCGACACGTTTCATGGAACTTTCAGTGCTGTTTTCACTTCAGGCTCAGGTCAAACGTCACCTCGCATGCCCGGAAGTACGTTACGAATGTACACGTACGTACTGTACGTTATTATAATGGGGGGAATCccctgaaatttttttttaacacacGACACacaatcatatatttatttgatgcaagataaaattttcattttcatttatttgatgcaagatacaaatttaattttcattagttGATGCAAGATAAAAGACCAAGAATACCTTAATTGGTCAAGTACGGAGTACAGCAAGTCTGCATATGCCGACTTAACCCAAGACAAGACAAGATCCGTGCCTTGAACCCCGATGTAGGCGGGCTCCTTAGAGCACTCGGCCACGGCGCCTCGCCACTGATGATTACCACGGTGATGCGGGCGGGTTtcatctttcttcttatttacagatcatcagtggcgtaacaggcggggggggcatgcaagctgcccccccccagcggatttcaccgggaaaattaaaataaaaaaagtggggggagaaaagggagaaagagagaaatggaaagggaaactgaaagatagaaaaagaggaaagggaaagaaaggaagaacataaatagggaaaaggaaggaaagaagaacacGTGAGGAAGTATAAATATCCTGAAATACTAACACGTTAGCATGATTAGCAAGAGAGAGATATGCCTATAAAATCAAAAGATATGACTCAATGGCACGGGCAAGAATGGCGGGAAAATGGGAGAAAGAGGCAGAAAGAAACGCGATATGAAGAACCAATAAGCCTGTTCACGGTTAAACTGCGCACGAGCAGAAAAAGGTCATTGGAGAaaaccatgaaggtggctttcaaattcactgacataggcatttgtgatttgatgattattcatgattcctttcaaaatattcatttcattacgcgaatcctgtgtttaaaaaataccccaccAGCTTATAACACAGGAACTCCATTGCCTTGCGTGTTGTGTCAATGGGAGCTCAGGTGGGGTATTTGAAaccccaatttcagattttgggagagctctcgtttaaactggggtggggttcATCTGACTGCTGATAATGCCTTGCGTGTTAGTCAAGTGGGGTATTGACACCCTTCAGTTTTTGGGGAAAGTAGCATTTCTCgcgtttaaactggggtggggtcGATTTAGTgactgctgctgctgataaGAGCCGATAACACCGATGCCTGCCACCACAACAGGCTGATGAACAGCATGGAGTGGGATTGCAGCTGTCCTTGTTACGTAATAGTATAAACAAACTCTTCAGAGCTTCCTGGCTGACATTAATcttgaaagaatgaatttgtattctatttgttttaggaCATTAGCATATCTAAAAACGATTCAGAATTTAGATGAAGATcgacatgaaattttgaacgatgcaaaatgacccacaattgccgaaataacaataagttttaaaaaaatcaccctctctctcttgctctctccctctctctctgccAGGCCTTATGAAGGTCACTTCTCCTTGGGGGAAGGTGGATTATCTGGGAGAGTGCGTGGTTGTTGACTTAAGGATAACCATTCCTTGTTGATatcggggatggggggggggcgagtgaAAGTAGCTTGGAATTTGAAATTGGGGTGTCAGATGAGATCcatttttaaacacaaattttcgTAATGTAGTTTATCACATATTCAAGCTGAAGATAgagccttcataatcactggtatttaacagtagcctaaacaatagtcaaatgtaccaaaggcagacaataaaacagatttccaaactttatccctgatgtaggcctatactattctagtcacctggtctatacaatgccttttgttcttagaatttgaatattcTACTGGTAAAGCTTacgcaacatctacatttgaaaatgatagtgcttatcctaatgaaaaatcacaaaggtcatttgagaataGTTGATTATGAGCTAACCTTGAACTGGCTTATTGGAAAATCATAACTTATAGATAGAGAAAAGGGAcgagaaaaataagaggagaaaTTAATAACACGATCGGGTTGCCGAGGATTGTAACATATAAAGAACAGAAAGAAAGGTGGATGGCGtctattataattatataagcttgctaaattttatgcaataatgGTCGCAATCAGGAAAAAAATCCCAGGAAAAATCCTTAGCCAAAGTAGGGTTAGCCAAGGGCTAGTTATATCCCCCGATATTATGTCCTAACCTAGATTAGTGAAGCTTTGCACTGGCTAGATTAACCATAAAAAGCCTGTTTACTTTGGATAAATTTCCAAAGCTATTATCACATAAGtagaattttatttcaaaatcatttttcaaaggCCAATTTGTTttctggctcgcttcgctcgctggcgacttttataaatatttccacatttgctatgttgtgctgcctcaaaatatttggtttattatCCGCAACTGCCGCGTTGAAGTTATGTGTTTTGTATGTACCCGCGGTTTGATAAAACAGTGGCCATCTGcaatgtttaaaaatatcacGACGTTCCGGGGACTCCGCCCAAGACCAGTGGCGGCACGAAGGGGGAGGCAAGGGGGCATTTGCCTCCAGTGATTTGGCCCCACccccgaaattttgaagaaaaaaaaatatatagtaaaTGTTGTCATGAGCAGTCTACTAAAGCTGCGAAGTGCTCCAAAACAGCTTTTTCGTTccttaaattttgaaaattttctcatccattcactGTTAGCTCCCAATAATTTTTGTCACTCACATAAATCTTTCAGCCGCCCGCGCTATACACGCTCGCAGTATTATAGCTGTTGACTGAGATAAGTATAAATTATCTGCTCATGGGGCTTAGAAATACATTGTTCAAGTCAGTATGCTTCTCGCGATTACAGTTTTAATTATTCGTTTTAGAGAGATACGTATCCTgcctattcataattttcatttaaaaaaatcagctcgcgctacgtGCTCGCATATAATGTTAAATTAGATAGCCATccagttcatgattacaaaaagtgcttatagAACGTGCAGTTATCGATTATCTCAGGATGttaacaattttcagctcgcgcttcgcgctcgcattatttatttggtgagatatcGTCTTCATGATCCAATGCATACTTCGAGTCCTTAACAGATCCCTTTTTAAGTCATTAGGGTctaaaaaatagctcgcgctccTTACTCGATTTTGagaaataggcaaaatattCGTATGTTGACTCGCCCCCAAATATTCTTTTGCATCTCAAGGTTAAAAATCCTGGGGCCGCCATTGCCCcggacccgatccgcatagCACTGGCCCCCAAAAGTTCTACAACCGAgaacataaaagaaaagatgaaagaaaaggaaaggaagatgtaagatattttattttctgaataccatgtcaaaatcaatctcacagttagattctcatgaaaagacTTTTTTTCTCGCTAGCTTTGATCGCTTGGGACTTatattaagcaaatttttgctgcGCGCGCCATgctgtgccccctcttttttgtggggggggggtacttatCTCGCATTGAGATTCGCCCTAATGCTGGGGCACAATCAGCATAAAAAATcctgttcataccatgatatgaccgggaaacttttggctcttgcccccccccctggccaccgacccctgttacgccactgatacAGATTCCATTAATACAAAACCCCAggacaaaaaaatctgatattgaaaatttgataaaatctcCGAATTAAAAGCGGTCCGGAGTATATCGATCGTAAAAGCGATGATAAACACCTGAAACATAAATCGTTGTAAACGATATTAATATACCTCCTTTATTGAcatatttagtttttttttccagggaATGGCATACCTTAGTAACCATGATAGATGATGGACATCATCATATAAATTTAACCTGCACGTCTCCTCATTTTTTGTATGCCTAAAATTTAgttcgagctgcctttcagcgctgaTGCACTCAAGGAATttatcctgccgggtacccattttatgattcacctcacctgggtcgagtgcacaacaatgtggataaatttcttgccgaaggaaattacgccatggctgggattcgaacccacgaccctctgtttcaaagtcagaagactaatccacttggccacaacgctccaatgTTAATAGAGtcgaaatgaaataaaggtaACGTGAACTTGAACGTGAAGGTCGATAATACTTCACAACCTCTTGATCGGTTTCAATGGTTGGAACACTCTCATAATATAATCCATCTTAATAACGCTCTTCTAAATCTGCTGGATCTTTACGCTTCTTCAGAGGCGATCAGTGTCATACCCGGCTAATGTCGAACTAAGTCAACAAGGTTTACAACTACACTTTACCACTGTCAAAGTGTTTATAATTGGAGCCCCTGGATTACCGACCTTTCTTGAAGGCTTGCCTTGATAGCCTTTAAGTTTCTGAGGCCTTGGAAGTTTGgagaccttcatttttttggaatagagaaacaaaaaattgaagaaaacaattcaaaatcaaactaAACCACAGtggatatttttatttaaaaattatatctTCCTTTGCAGGTGCAGCGCTACGCGAATGGTGGAGAAGGAAGCGACCTTAACCCATGTggggttttctttttaagaagtgaaaagggggagaaaagaGGAAACGAGGAAGATAATaaagatggaaaagaaaataatcaacAGTCTATATATTccttttaatcaaaagagaaaatggaTTGCTCCCAAATCAAAATATCTTCCAGGCcgatattatcatgattattggaTGCTGACGCCCTGGCAAACAAATCTTGCACTTTTAGCATAGTACATGACACTGACAATGATCATTCGTTGCTTTATTTTTACATGGTTTGAAAGAAGCTCCTTTTTGAGTGCATAAAAAACCAAGCAAACATAATTTCCCTTCGTCCTTGAACCtcttaattcaaatcaaaatctttGTCTACATCCATGGCATCCCAGGGTCGCTCTGTTGCATGTACGGCCATGTGTGATTTTGTTTCTCCTCTAACCAAAATTGCTGGTATATTTTAATCATgccctggaaaaaaaaattattggggtAACTTCCTAGCAATTAAGACGTTAAATTGAAGGTTGAACTCGAGATGTTGTCAGATTCGCCGGTACAGCTGAAGACCAACAACGCTAACAGCCTGTGATCCGCCAACTTTGAAGATTGATAATTAAACCCTCTATCACTGCATGAATACGAGCTCAAAGCCGAAATGATTTTCGTGGTTTACCTCGTCGTGTGCTTCTTTTCAACATCCGTCAAAGGCCAGATTGAAGGTGAGATTAAGCGTTACTATTTGAACACTCGCCactttttatatattcattttccatttttctcattttttaaattttatatttttaattattattgtttttttggggggggtcctcaaattcatctttgattttttcatgaAGTAGATAATTCAAGCCCTGACCTGTAAACACGATAATGCAAAAGATCCATGAtcaatttgacaatttttttgtcattcttgAACAAAATACCAATTAATTAATGAGGGGCTTGTCCGTGTATTGTGAAACGCTTGGCCAAAAATGAGTCGAAGTGACTGACCCACTTTTTATATTCTTTgcaaaacatcaaaattgttGATCGATCATTGATCTTTTACAAGAAAGTACAGGTTCTAAAACTAAACAAAACACTCTTAgtagtaataaaagaaaaatccatGGTGAACCCAGTGTCCTAGTTTATGTGACATAATCATAACATAAATCATGAAGAAAACAATATGTTAGAAAATTGCTCAGAATCTATATAACCATAAAACCATGGCAATGGGAAGTGGGAAATgactgatatatattttttttagtcaaaagttttctctctctttttttgcttgtcaaatttaaaccaGCATCCCTGTGAAAAATCTTTCCCAGGGCTCTGCATAAAACCATTTTAATCCAATATCAATGCACGACATCACAAAAGGAAAAAGATTTAGGGAAATGTACTGACCAGATAGctgaaataaatttttattgaatttaaagtttAAAATCAGTATAGGAAATTGTATAAATTGAAAGTGTTGTGGTGTCTCAGCAAGCActgtatcataattataattattcatcTTTATTAACGCAATGAGCCTGAATATTATAAGAACAATATTGGCGCTCTCTAACGATACCATATTCATTATCATGGGGCCAATCGGAATATGAATTGTGAAACATTTCGTAAGGGTATTAAGTTGCAGTCTATTGTCCAAAGTATTTGAAATTATACCTCCAAACAGGAACAAGTCCGTGCTCGGAAGACGttactttaaacaaaaaacGACTATTCATTAACATTATAGTCGTCATTGatcgtcatcactatcatcatcatcatcatcatcatcaccatcaccaccaccatcatcatcattatcatcatcattatcaccaccaccaccatgttcatcatcattatcataatcaccatcatcatcatcatcatcatcaccaccaccaccatcaccaccaccatcatcatcatcatcattatcaccaccaccaccatgttcatcatcattatcataatcaccatcatcatcatcatcatcagtggcgtacctaggattatccaacaggggggggggcaaaaccggtcTAAAAAAttgacagcaaaaaaaaaaaaaaggtcttctaTCAAAatggtcttcaagctcgtcaggggggagggggcagactgcctcctctgcccccccccccccgtaggtacgctagtgaccatcatcaacaccaacaacattatcatcatcatttattcttcttcttcttttgggGGCACCCGGGGGCATCATTACCATTACCAACGTCACCACCAACGCAACCGCATACATATTTATAATTCCTCCATTGTTCAATCGGCTGGACATGTGTTTTGTTGCAGGTGTTCGTCTCTTTGATGGTGAAAAACTTGGAGAAGGAAGGGTGGAGGTTTTCTACCAAGGAGCATGGGGGACTGTTTGTGATGACGATTGGGATATCAACGATGCTAACGTCGTCTGTCAATCCCTCGGTCTCGGAAATGCATTAGACGCGTTTTCGGAAGCTAGATTTGGCGAAGGCACTGGGAGCATCGTCCTGGATGAAGTCTCCTGTACTGGAACCGAAGCAGAAATCTCCGACTGTGGCAATGCTGGTCTTGGAGTCCACGACTGTGCACATTGGGAAGATGCAGGAGTCAGATGTCAGAAATCCGGTAATAATTCACCATGGGGGGTGGGTGCTATaaatagaacatcaattcggcgcccccttaGGTTGAAGATCAATTGGGTGCCCCTAGGTAGAACGTTAATTCGGCACCCCCTAGGATGAAGATAAATTCGGCGCCCCAATGTCGAACTTAGGTTAGGTAGAACGTTTAATTCATCCCCCAtaggtcgaacataaattcggtgCCCCTATATCTAACTCCAATTCGGCTCCCCTATaggtagaacatcaattcgacgcCCCCTTAATAGGTTGAAATTAAATCGGCGCCCCTATGTCGAGTTTCAATTCGGctccccctatgtcgaacataaattcggcgccccctatatCAAACTCCAATCGGCACCCCCTATAGGTAaaacataaattcggcgccTCCTTAGGTTGAAGATCGATTCGGCGCCCATATGTCGAACTTCAATTAGGTAGAACATTAATTCGACGCCCCCTCCCTCTAGGTCCAACATCAGTTCGACGCCCCTAGCTTGCAGATCAAATTGGCGCACCTATGTCGAACTTCAATTAGGTAGAACATTAATTCGGCACCCCCATAGGTCGAACATGAATTCGGCGCTCCCTATATCAAACTCCAATCGGCACCCCTATAtgtagaacatcaattcggcgcccatATGTCGAACTTCAATTAGGAAGAACATTAATTCGACGCCCCCTCCCTCTAGGTCCAACATCAGTTCGACGCCCCTAGCTTGCAGATCAAATTGGCGCACCTATGTCGAACTTCAATTCGGCTCCCCCTATGCCGAACTATAATTCGGCTCCCCCTATGTCGAGCATAAATTCGGCGCCCCAAGGTAGCGTAGAAAATCAATTCGGCGTCCCCTATATCAAACTCCCATTCGGCGCCCCAATAGGTAGAACATCCATtcgacgccccccccccccccctaggttgaagatcgattcggcgcccctaggtcgaacatcacacactgacccactatttctttttatagcAAATTGCTGAAGATAAGCGACCTGTACTTATTTCATTTAggacaatttatgtttaaatttgacaaaaacacacttccacgtgtatttgattctatgtttcctcttaatcggtcttttcataattaccctACTAGGCAATCTaacgaatttcatttaccccgttttagaactttattggcaaagagtacatttatgttcgatggccctagattttggaactccctcgacaataacataaaaatcaGCCCTTCCatacattcttttaaaagaaaactgaaaaacttcTTACTTAAATCCTACCGAGGTCTTCATTACTAATTCCCGCTCGTTATCATCTCCTCTCAGACTTCAAGTTATTTTTGTTagtctttatcattttgttttatcctctcTTTTCGGTCGTAATTTGCCCTGATTCTATTTTAcgtttatttctccttttttcgtcctgttttttttttttcattttattttattattttttctttttgtcttgttctgtgagttatcctgttctttttaatctttttagTAAATCTCCGTAGGCAAATAACAACCAttgcgtctctctctctctttctccccctctcctcttttctcttcctttaggGGGGTTCACATTATACAAACTATGCTTTTGACTGAATCCCCCATTTCCACAGACACTTTTCTTCTATCCAAActaaatattataatttgtctacaaaatattttgtattattttttatgttagttatcatgattatcattaatttattgtaaatatttgttataatgtatgaaaatgatttgtatcaatatttatgttatttctgttggaaataaatctgaatctgaatcaaTTCCGGGCCCCCTtggtcgaacataaattcggtgCCCCTaggtagaacatcaattcggcgtccCTTGTATCAAACTCCAATGCGGCTCCCCTATCGgtagaacatcaattcagctTGCCTAGGTCGAACAACAATCGGCGCCCCCTTAGGTTGAAGATCGATtcggcaccccccccccctccctctagGTCGAACATCAGTTCGACGCCCCTAGCTTGCAGATCAAATTGGCGCACCTATGTCGAACTTCAATTCGGCTCCCCCTATGCCGAACTATATTCGGCTCCCCCTATGTCGAGCATAAATTCGGCGTCCCCTATATCAAACTCCCATTCGGCGCCCAAATAGGTAGAACATCCATTCGGCGCCCCAATAGGTAGAACATCCATTTGGCGCCCCCACCCCCTAGGTTGAAggtcaattcggcgcccctaggtcgaacatcaattccgGGCCACTtggtcgaacataaattcggtgCCCCCtatatgtcgaacatcaattcggcgcccctaagtaaaacataaattcggcgccccttGGTAGAAAatgaattcggcgccccctatatCAAACTCCAATTTGGCGCCCCttgctcgaacatcgattcggcgcccctttTGGGCGAACATCCATTCGGCGcccccttctctttttttcttctctctttcttcccccttttttatttctcatctactttccctccttttttctccttcttttcttttcctctatCTCCGGCCCGAGcccccaaagcccccccccccccccgaatacgTGCAAGATATAAGCCTTGTGAGATCCCTTATCTTGTTTGTAAATATAAgtatatagtcatgatagtcgGAGAAAACTGGATTCATCCCATGCAACCGGTGCTTTGTTCAAGGTGTATTGTCAGGGCAAAACCTCATGCAATTTgttaatacaaatgaaaatgatttaaatacggtgatatattttttccttccaGAAGTCACTTTTTCGTGTTTCCCGCGAAattatgtcattatcatcaacgGCTCAAATCAATgatgaaatcaattttatcataacacTCAGTACGTTTGGTAGATGGAGGCGATGATCCGAACGGAGGAAGGGTTGAGGTCTATTACAATGGAGCATGGGGGACTGTCTGCGAGGACTGGTGGGATGTTCTCGATGCCCAAGTCGTTTGCCGAAGTCTTGGATATGACGACGGACAAGCAGAAGAAGGGGGTGTGTTCCCACCAGGATCCGGGGAGATCATCGTGGATGATGCGTTATGTCACGGTACCGAAAGCGATCTTCGTGACTGCCACATGAATAATGGAGACATTGGCAACCACAACTGCGTGCATACTCAAGATGCTGGGGTCAGATGTAGCTATGATGACAATTAAggtatatcataaccttgttcattgaatgagtggtatATCGATCAGTTTTCGTGTATACACATACAGGGGCCTGGGAACGATTTTACAGAGGGGTAGGGTAGCTAGTTTATTAACAAGCATTGAAACAACCCTCCTAAACAGGCTTTCAGGCCAGAAAGGTGATTttggtcagaaaaaaaatgagaagtaaaaaaataagcaagAGGGCGGGTCACTCAAGAATGAAAGTAATATTGATCAGAAAAATTTGACACGCAAAACAAAAAGAATTGgaagacaaaatttgaataaacttaaTTCCATAAAAATTAATGGGGGACATGGCATTATCAGCTATAGcttattgcatattcatgaactGATTCCCCGAAATAttgcaaaagttaaaaatgccataagtttgtttaatatttcttattcgattttgatgaaattgtcagtgttttgATTTGACTGTGTAGGtcaacattttattattttcagcatGATTACAACTCTTCATAATATATTTACCGATGTACTTTATGTTACAGATCACTGATGCTGGAAGATGGAGTTGATTGTTGAAGTAATTCGATGGAGTTTGCTGATACTTTTCTACATCTACCTACTCTTCCTCATC
It encodes the following:
- the LOC121412680 gene encoding deleted in malignant brain tumors 1 protein-like — translated: MIFVVYLVVCFFSTSVKGQIEGVRLFDGEKLGEGRVEVFYQGAWGTVCDDDWDINDANVVCQSLGLGNALDAFSEARFGEGTGSIVLDEVSCTGTEAEISDCGNAGLGVHDCAHWEDAGVRCQKSVRLVDGGDDPNGGRVEVYYNGAWGTVCEDWWDVLDAQVVCRSLGYDDGQAEEGGVFPPGSGEIIVDDALCHGTESDLRDCHMNNGDIGNHNCVHTQDAGVRCSYDDN